One Microtus pennsylvanicus isolate mMicPen1 chromosome 3, mMicPen1.hap1, whole genome shotgun sequence DNA window includes the following coding sequences:
- the C3H15orf39 gene encoding uncharacterized protein C15orf39 homolog isoform X2 — translation MAEKRPLGPLGPVIYGKLPRLEPDPGPGHGLPLPAGNQDSCNYKGAYFSCPIGGTSKAGSERLASWTPYPPLYPTGVAGSPLRTDNLLTNCLLYRPPPEGSEKIQETSELLPFGAQAHAYPGPPLAAPKPVYRSPLCYGLSTCLGDGGAKRSLDVDWTLVAGPLLPSADPPCSLAPAPGKGQPLDGSFLHGLPTGAPGKDSSLTFSPCQTILEKYRTIHGPGFLASKYTAPYSGDSKQSISEGPSSPWTQLAQPLGPPCQDTVPPHYPLPPPPQALPCPPSCRHPEKQGNYGSLLPLPPLGAHKGAAYQAGGLGSPYLRQQASQAPYLPPVGIDTYSYSSAPLPAPSPGLKLEPPLAPRCPLDFVPQTLGFPYARDDLSLYGASPGLGGTPPSHSQNSVQPVPQPSAFQRTCQPLPASQPCSEPMRTAEKSAPEAQEKTWLPSCRKEQPQPRPDERPGVPIVIRDSPGPHTSPALHPCAKERQSLPQKGARPPSSPPMPVIDNVFSLAPYRDYLDVQTPEPTAEQDSTSATSKSQDKDCKGTLPVQDETSGPPCSLREEVALDLSVKKSVAEAVPARVISPEAHKSPEAVVGPGTENTESALPGLKKMVTEISEVATETTPRTNFHSSVAFMFRKFKILRPAPLPAAVVPSPPTPASVPAQPAPNPPSVPVGLQILTQPLPVACFNLALPSPPAIAVASPAPASAPVPSPAMAPAPASGPAPATAQVSTAARADSLEQHFTGLHTSLCDAISGAVAHSPPEKLREWLETTGPWGQAAWQDCQGVQGLLDKLLSQLQRFLCTQQCPFPHVVRAGAIFVPIHLVKERLFPKLPPASVDHVLQEHRVELRPTTLSEERALRERALHGCTSRMLKLLALRQLPDIYPDLLGLQWHDCVRRQLGEHGAAL, via the coding sequence ATGGCAGAGAAGCGGCCCCTGGGGCCTCTGGGGCCTGTGATATATGGCAAGCTGCCCCGCCTGGAGCCAGACCCAGGGCCTGGACATGGCCTGCCCCTTCCTGCTGGCAACCAGGACTCCTGCAATTATAAGGGTGCATACTTCTCCTGCCCTATAGGGGGTACTTCCAAGGCAGGATCTGAGCGGTTGGCATCCTGGACCCCATATCCACCCTTGTACCCCACTGGTGTGGCAGGATCCCCACTCCGGACTGACAACCTGTTGACAAACTGCCTGCTCTACCGCCCTCCGCCAGAAGGCTCTGAAAAGATACAAGAGACCAGTGAGCTTCTGCCCTTTGGTGCCCAAGCTCATGCATACCCAGGCCCTCCACTGGCAGCTCCCAAGCCTGTCTACCGCAGCCCTTTGTGTTACGGACTGTCCACTTGTCTAGGGGATGGGGGAGCAAAGAGATCATTGGATGTTGACTGGACCCTGGTGGCTGGGCCCCTCTTGCCCTCTGCTGACCCACCCTGTTCACTAGCCCCAGCTCCTGGCAAGGGCCAGCCCCTGGATGGGTCGTTCTTGCATGGACTGCCAACTGGGGCACCTGGCAAAGACTCCTCTCTGACTTTTTCTCCATGCCAGACAATCCTGGAGAAGTATCGAACCATCCACGGCCCAGGTTTCCTGGCTTCGAAGTACACGGCTCCCTATTCTGGGGATTCCAAGCAATCAATATCTGAGGGACCCTCCAGTCCTTGGACCCAGCTTGCCCAGCCTCTGGGACCCCCTTGCCAGGATACAGTGCCACCCCACTATCCACTGCCCCCACCGCCACAGGCCTTGCCCTGCCCTCCTTCTTGTCGTCACCCAGAGAAGCAGGGTAACTACGGCTCTCTGCTCCCACTGCCACCTCTGGGAGCACACAAGGGGGCTGCATACCAAGCTGGTGGACTGGGAAGTCCCTACCTGAGGCAACAGGCATCTCAGGCCCCCTACCTGCCCCCTGTTGGGATAGACACTTATTCCTACTCTTCTGCACCCCTCCCAGCACCCTCACCAGGGCTCAAGCTGGAACCCCCTCTTGCACCAAGGTGTCCACTGGACTTTGTCCCCCAAACTTTGGGTTTCCCTTATGCCAGGGATGACCTCTCTCTCTATGGGGCATCCCCAGGGCTTGGGGGAACACCACCTTCCCATTCCCAGAACAGTGTGCAACCAGTGCCACAGCCCAGTGCCTTCCAGCGAACATGCCAGCctttgccagccagccagccgtGCTCTGAGCCTATGAGAACTGCAGAGAAATCAGCACCGGAAGCGCAAGAGAAGACATGGCTACCCAGCTGCAGGAAAGAGCAACCGCAGCCCAGACCTGATGAGCGTCCTGGGGTACCTATTGTCATCCGAGACAGTCCAGGTCCCCACACATCACCAGCACTGCACCCCTGTGCCAAGGAGCGCCAGTCTCTTCCACAGAAAGGTGCCAGGCCTCCCAGCTCTCCACCAATGCCTGTGATTGACAATGTTTTTAGTCTGGCCCCCTACCGTGACTACCTGGATGTGCAGACCCCAGAGCCCACAGCCGAGCAAGACTCCACTTCAGCCACCAGTAAGAGCCAAGACAAAGATTGCAAGGGGACCCTGCCTGTCCAGGATGAGACCTCTGGGCCTCCCTGCTCTCTTCGTGAGGAGGTGGCTTTGGACTTGAGTGTGAAGAAGTCTGTGGCCGAAGCTGTTCCTGCCAGGGTCATTAGTCCTGAGGCACATAAGTCCCCTGAAGCTGTGGTAGGGCCAGGTACGGAAAACACAGAGTCAGCTCTGCCGGGCCTAAAAAAGATGGTCACAGAAATATCTGAAGTGGCCACAGAAACCACACCAAGGACCAATTTCCACAGCTCTGTGGCCTTCATGTTCCGAAAATTCAAGATACTCCGTCCTGCACCCTTACCTGCAGCTGTTGTCCCATCCCCACCTACCCCAGCTTCTGTCCCTGCCCAGCCTGCACCCAACCCGCCCTCTGTGCCCGTGGGACTCCAGATTCTCACTCAACCTTTGCCAGTGGCGTGCTTCAATCTGGCCCTGCCAAGCCCACCAGCCATAGCCGTGGCCTCCCCGGCTCCAGCTTCTGCTCCTGTTCCATCACCTGCTATGGCCCCTGCCCCAGCCTCGGGACCCGCTCCCGCCACTGCTCAGGTCTCCACTGCAGCCCGAGCAGACTCCCTAGAACAGCACTTTACAGGGCTGCACACGTCCCTCTGTGATGCCATCTCGGGCGCCGTGGCCCACTCTCCACCAGAGAAACTGCGCGAGTGGCTTGAGACAACCGGGCCATGGGGCCAGGCTGCGTGGCAGGACTGCCAGGGTGTGCAGGGGCTACTAGACAAGCTGCTGTCGCAGCTACAGAGGTTTCTGTGTACACAGCAGTGCCCCTTCCCCCATGTGGTACGAGCGGGTGCCATCTTTGTGCCCATCCATCTGGTGAAGGAGCGTCTCTTTCCAAAGTTGCCGCCTGCCTCTGTGGACCACGTGCTTCAGGAGCATCGTGTGGAGCTACGGCCCACTACGCTCTCAGAGGAGCGTGCCTTGCGTGAACGCGCCTTACATGGCTGCACCTCACGCATGCTGAAGCTGCTGGCACTGCGCCAGCTGCCTGATATCTACCCTGACCTGCTGGGCCTGCAGTGGCATGACTGTGTACGCCGCCAGCTGGGTGAGCATGGGGCAGCCCTGTAG